From the genome of Sphingomonas sp. HMP6, one region includes:
- a CDS encoding MOSC domain-containing protein: protein METLDHVEVSVERGLSGDFRGVVKPGGKGRRQVTLVETGDWAAAMAETGHSIPWFERRANLLVEGLDLPQIAGTKLRIGDTVVLQITRETDPCERMEALAPGLRAALLVDWRGGACSRVLAGGIIRVGDTVRVEE from the coding sequence ATGGAGACGCTCGACCATGTCGAGGTGAGCGTCGAACGCGGCCTGAGCGGCGATTTTCGTGGCGTGGTGAAGCCCGGCGGCAAGGGGCGACGGCAAGTCACGCTGGTCGAGACGGGCGACTGGGCCGCCGCGATGGCGGAGACCGGGCATAGCATCCCGTGGTTCGAACGGCGTGCGAACTTGCTGGTCGAAGGGCTTGATCTGCCGCAGATTGCCGGGACCAAGCTGCGCATCGGCGATACGGTCGTGCTGCAGATCACGCGTGAGACCGATCCGTGCGAACGGATGGAAGCGCTTGCCCCCGGCCTGCGCGCTGCGCTGCTGGTCGATTGGCGCGGCGGGGCGTGTTCACGCGTATTGGCTGGCGGGATCATCCGCGTCGGTGACACTGTAAGGGTGGAAGAATGA
- the gap gene encoding type I glyceraldehyde-3-phosphate dehydrogenase gives MTIKVAINGFGRIGRLVARAILERSDSGLDLVAINDLADAKSNAWLFSRDSVHGKYPGKVSAEGNDLVVDGKRIRVTAERDPANLPHGELGVDIVLECTGFFTDRESCQKHLDAGAKKVLISAPGKNVDLTVVFGVNNDKLTAEHTIVSNASCTTNCLAPVAKVLNDAIGIERGLMTTVHAYTNDQKILDQIHPDLRRARAAGMSMIPTTTGAARAVGEVLPELKGKLDGSAIRVPTPDVSLIDLTFTPKRDTTRDEVNAILKAASESGPLVGILDWSDEPLVSIDLMHTSASSTVDSLETAVLDGKLVRVVSWYDNEWGFSNRMIDTAAAMGKFL, from the coding sequence ATGACGATCAAGGTTGCGATCAACGGTTTCGGGCGCATTGGCCGTCTTGTCGCGCGTGCGATTCTCGAGCGGAGCGACAGCGGGCTCGATCTGGTCGCAATCAACGATCTTGCCGATGCGAAGTCCAACGCGTGGCTGTTCAGCCGCGATTCGGTGCATGGCAAATATCCCGGCAAGGTTTCGGCCGAGGGCAATGATCTGGTCGTCGACGGCAAGCGCATCCGCGTCACCGCCGAGCGCGATCCCGCCAATTTGCCGCACGGCGAACTGGGCGTGGATATCGTGCTTGAATGCACCGGCTTCTTCACCGACCGCGAAAGCTGTCAGAAGCATCTCGATGCCGGTGCCAAGAAGGTGCTGATCTCGGCGCCCGGCAAGAATGTCGATCTGACGGTCGTGTTCGGCGTCAATAACGACAAGCTGACCGCCGAGCACACGATCGTGTCGAACGCGTCGTGCACCACCAACTGCCTGGCCCCCGTCGCCAAGGTGCTCAACGATGCGATCGGGATCGAACGCGGCCTGATGACCACCGTGCACGCCTATACCAACGACCAGAAGATCCTCGACCAGATCCACCCCGATCTGCGCCGTGCGCGCGCCGCTGGTATGTCGATGATCCCGACCACCACCGGTGCCGCGCGCGCGGTTGGCGAAGTGCTGCCGGAATTGAAGGGTAAACTCGACGGCTCGGCGATCCGCGTGCCGACCCCCGACGTGTCGCTGATCGACCTGACCTTCACGCCCAAGCGCGACACCACGCGGGACGAGGTTAACGCGATCCTGAAGGCCGCGTCCGAGAGCGGCCCGCTGGTCGGCATCCTCGACTGGTCGGATGAGCCGCTGGTCTCGATCGATCTGATGCACACCTCGGCCTCATCGACGGTCGACAGCCTCGAAACCGCGGTGCTCGACGGTAAGCTCGTGCGCGTGGTCAGCTGGTATGACAATGAATGGGGTTTCTCGAACCGCATGATCGATACCGCTGCCGCGATGGGCAAGTTCCTCTGA
- a CDS encoding cell division protein ZapA, translated as MADVTLTIGDRRHTVACPDGQENQVRRLGTMLDAHWATAARASGGLNGERTMLFVALMLADELEEADRRPAAAKDEVVLARIADRLESLAASLEQ; from the coding sequence ATGGCAGACGTAACGCTCACCATTGGCGACCGCCGGCATACCGTCGCCTGCCCCGATGGGCAGGAGAATCAGGTGCGTCGTCTCGGCACGATGCTCGATGCGCATTGGGCGACCGCCGCACGCGCGTCGGGCGGGCTCAATGGCGAGCGCACGATGTTGTTCGTCGCGCTGATGCTCGCCGACGAACTCGAAGAGGCAGACCGTCGCCCAGCAGCCGCGAAGGACGAGGTCGTCCTGGCCCGCATCGCGGACCGGCTCGAATCGCTCGCAGCATCCCTTGAGCAATAG
- a CDS encoding 5-formyltetrahydrofolate cyclo-ligase, giving the protein MSIDKVQLRSQIRASRDAFVAGRPPALEAPPEYHALLKAGLTVASYVPVGSEADPSRLARAAVEAGCVIALPHVTIRAEPMRFLSWATEAALVAGPFGLQQPAADAAALVPDIILTPLLAFDSKLDRLGQGAGYYDRAFAEFPNARRIGVAWNVQCVDGLPVDPWDMPLDAVITESGWITAL; this is encoded by the coding sequence GTGAGCATCGACAAAGTCCAATTACGGTCGCAAATTCGCGCCTCCCGCGACGCGTTCGTGGCCGGAAGGCCGCCAGCGCTCGAAGCGCCACCAGAATATCACGCATTGCTGAAGGCCGGGCTCACCGTCGCGTCCTACGTGCCCGTTGGGAGCGAAGCAGACCCGTCGCGGCTCGCGCGCGCTGCGGTCGAGGCGGGCTGCGTCATCGCCCTGCCCCACGTCACGATTCGCGCCGAACCGATGCGCTTCCTTTCCTGGGCGACCGAGGCGGCGCTGGTTGCCGGCCCGTTCGGCCTCCAGCAGCCAGCAGCGGACGCCGCAGCGCTCGTCCCCGACATCATCCTCACGCCCTTGCTCGCGTTCGATTCGAAGCTCGACCGACTCGGCCAGGGTGCTGGCTATTACGACCGCGCCTTTGCCGAGTTCCCGAACGCCCGCCGGATCGGCGTCGCCTGGAACGTACAATGCGTCGATGGGCTCCCGGTCGATCCGTGGGATATGCCGCTCGACGCCGTCATTACCGAATCAGGATGGATCACCGCTTTATGA
- a CDS encoding DUF2842 domain-containing protein — MTPSWRKPVGMLGILALITVWCVLAASLSGPVGQLHPLLQAVFYLVAGIAWIWVLPLRRMLAWMETGRW, encoded by the coding sequence ATGACCCCAAGTTGGCGCAAACCCGTGGGCATGCTTGGCATCCTCGCGCTGATCACTGTCTGGTGCGTTCTGGCCGCCAGCCTGTCGGGTCCGGTCGGGCAACTGCACCCGCTGCTGCAGGCGGTGTTTTATTTGGTCGCAGGCATCGCGTGGATTTGGGTGCTGCCGCTCAGGCGGATGCTGGCGTGGATGGAGACCGGGCGTTGGTGA
- a CDS encoding AI-2E family transporter — MADLDDSKSGAFELPTVEAAEDADEPRVALRRDRLLAALTLIAGAGLALAVPFALKAGAEFFLPTTAALVIAVALVPILEWLERRRVPSALAALTCVLLFLVAANVALAAIIVPATEFFRRLPERIDRIQMNIAPLIDLYQSFQKYLNRTVQHLAATGPIKAPATTAVTPPSSILELAASFAPSVIVQVFFGVLIVFFFLSGWTRLRKKTITSRASFGGAMATARVIQDVVDDTSAYLGTITVINLSLGLLISGLLWVMGMPFPLMWGGIVALLNYVPYFGPIAAAMLLALGGLMTFQDIWVALIPAFAMIGCHLIEANAITPLIVGHRLTINPIMILVSISFWSWVWGTAGTLLAVPLLIILQTIIGAAGKPDIAGFLFEHGTLTTRGKGRFDTSSEERETGG; from the coding sequence ATGGCAGACCTGGATGACAGCAAGAGCGGCGCTTTCGAATTGCCGACGGTGGAGGCGGCCGAGGACGCCGACGAGCCGCGGGTTGCGCTAAGGCGAGATCGCTTGCTGGCGGCGCTGACGCTGATCGCGGGGGCGGGGCTGGCGCTGGCAGTGCCGTTCGCGCTGAAGGCCGGGGCCGAATTTTTCCTGCCGACCACGGCAGCGCTGGTGATCGCGGTGGCGTTGGTGCCGATCCTAGAATGGCTGGAGCGGCGGCGCGTGCCCTCCGCGCTTGCGGCTCTCACGTGCGTCCTGCTGTTCCTCGTCGCGGCGAACGTCGCGCTGGCGGCGATCATCGTGCCGGCGACCGAATTCTTCCGGCGTCTGCCCGAACGAATCGACCGCATCCAAATGAACATCGCGCCGCTAATCGACCTGTATCAAAGCTTCCAGAAATATCTCAACCGCACTGTTCAGCATCTCGCCGCGACCGGCCCGATCAAGGCCCCCGCAACGACCGCCGTGACCCCGCCGAGTTCGATTCTCGAGCTTGCGGCAAGCTTCGCGCCGTCGGTCATCGTGCAAGTGTTCTTTGGCGTGCTGATCGTGTTCTTCTTTCTTTCCGGCTGGACCCGGCTGCGCAAGAAGACGATCACCAGCCGGGCGAGCTTTGGCGGCGCGATGGCGACCGCGCGGGTGATTCAGGACGTGGTGGACGATACCTCGGCCTATCTGGGCACGATCACGGTGATCAACCTGTCGCTCGGCCTGCTGATCTCCGGGCTGCTCTGGGTGATGGGGATGCCGTTTCCATTGATGTGGGGCGGGATCGTCGCGTTGCTCAATTATGTGCCCTATTTCGGGCCGATCGCGGCGGCTATGTTGCTCGCGCTGGGCGGCCTCATGACGTTTCAGGACATTTGGGTCGCGCTGATTCCCGCCTTTGCGATGATCGGCTGTCATTTGATCGAAGCGAATGCGATCACGCCGTTGATCGTCGGGCACCGGCTGACGATCAACCCGATCATGATTCTCGTGTCGATCAGCTTCTGGTCATGGGTGTGGGGCACGGCGGGCACGCTGCTGGCGGTGCCTTTGCTGATTATTTTGCAAACCATCATCGGCGCAGCAGGCAAGCCCGATATCGCCGGATTCCTGTTCGAACACGGCACATTGACGACGCGCGGCAAAGGTCGTTTCGACACTTCTTCGGAAGAACGTGAAACCGGTGGTTGA
- a CDS encoding FGGY family carbohydrate kinase yields MSDLILVIDEGTTSTRAMLFRPDGTCLSTRAEELTQHYPEPGRVEHDASEIWEKTLAVTRAVIDEAGGAERIAAIGITNQRETVVFWDRETGEPLAPAIVWQDRRTAATCRALKEAGHESVVQAKTGLLLDPYFSGSKIGWAMEHWPAVKAAGKRLAVGTVESWLIWKLTANENRGGLHITDATNASRTALMAIGSGQWDDGLIDLFAVPRAALPEIVDCAGQFGETTLFGAAIPICGIAGDQQAATIGQSCLAVGETKATFGTGAFVLSQAGPTPPTSRNRLLSTIVWQLGGRRSYALEGSVFVAGSLIKWLRDEVALIGTAAETEALARSVPDNGGVYFVPALSGLGAPWWEPDARGAISGLSFSTGKAHIVRAALEAMAHQAHDLKTAFAADGVDWATVRIDGGMVANDWMAQDMADMLGVSVERPKFAETTALGAGMLAGIGCGLFADLAEASVMRGAVETFEPTMAAETRNARLTGWKVAVESAIARPNT; encoded by the coding sequence ATGTCCGATCTCATCCTGGTCATCGACGAGGGCACCACCTCGACCCGCGCCATGCTGTTCCGCCCCGACGGGACGTGCCTCTCCACGCGCGCGGAGGAGTTGACCCAACATTATCCCGAGCCCGGCCGAGTCGAGCATGATGCCAGCGAAATCTGGGAGAAGACGCTTGCCGTGACGCGCGCCGTGATCGACGAAGCGGGCGGTGCCGAGCGGATCGCCGCGATCGGCATTACCAATCAGCGCGAGACGGTGGTGTTTTGGGACCGCGAGACCGGCGAACCGCTCGCACCCGCGATCGTCTGGCAGGACCGCCGCACCGCCGCGACATGCCGCGCGCTGAAAGAGGCGGGTCACGAAAGCGTCGTCCAGGCCAAGACCGGCCTGCTGCTCGACCCCTATTTCTCCGGGAGCAAGATTGGCTGGGCAATGGAGCATTGGCCCGCGGTCAAGGCAGCCGGCAAGCGGCTGGCCGTGGGGACGGTCGAAAGCTGGCTAATCTGGAAACTGACCGCCAACGAAAACCGGGGCGGCCTGCACATCACCGACGCGACCAACGCCAGCCGTACCGCGCTGATGGCGATCGGCAGCGGCCAATGGGACGACGGGTTGATCGATCTCTTCGCCGTACCCCGCGCGGCCTTGCCCGAGATCGTCGATTGCGCCGGGCAATTCGGCGAGACCACTTTGTTCGGTGCCGCGATCCCGATCTGCGGCATCGCCGGTGACCAGCAAGCCGCGACGATCGGCCAATCCTGCCTCGCGGTCGGCGAAACCAAGGCCACCTTCGGCACCGGCGCATTCGTGCTGAGCCAGGCCGGGCCGACGCCGCCGACCTCGCGCAATCGCTTGCTATCGACGATCGTCTGGCAGCTTGGCGGGCGGCGCTCCTATGCGCTCGAAGGTTCGGTGTTCGTCGCGGGTAGCCTGATCAAATGGCTGCGCGACGAAGTGGCGCTGATCGGCACAGCGGCTGAAACCGAAGCGCTCGCGCGCAGCGTGCCCGATAATGGCGGCGTCTACTTCGTGCCCGCTTTGTCCGGGCTCGGCGCACCGTGGTGGGAGCCCGACGCGCGCGGTGCGATCTCGGGCCTCAGCTTCTCGACCGGCAAGGCACACATCGTCCGCGCCGCGCTGGAGGCGATGGCGCATCAGGCGCATGATCTGAAGACCGCCTTTGCCGCCGATGGCGTCGATTGGGCGACGGTTCGAATCGACGGCGGCATGGTTGCAAACGACTGGATGGCGCAGGACATGGCCGACATGCTTGGCGTCAGCGTCGAGCGGCCAAAATTCGCGGAGACCACCGCGTTGGGGGCGGGCATGCTGGCCGGGATCGGCTGCGGCCTCTTCGCCGACCTCGCCGAGGCCAGCGTCATGCGCGGCGCAGTCGAGACGTTCGAGCCAACAATGGCCGCAGAAACCCGCAACGCGCGCCTGACGGGGTGGAAAGTGGCGGTGGAGAGTGCAATCGCCCGACCGAATACGTGA
- a CDS encoding class I adenylate-forming enzyme family protein: MTLAETQAALTVAGGKFEIETVDIGGVPTRVWKHAPPSLPALIAMSRAHGEREFIVYEDERVTYAAHFRAVATLAHALIGMGIAKGDRVGLAMRNLPEWPVIFFAAASIGAIVVPLNAWWTSGELEYGIDDSGCRILFVDDERYQRLSADNPALPALEKMIVARASGPLDPRAMRLEDLIGTPHGYATLPETELPPVELLPDDDATIFYTSGTTGNPKGALGTHRNLTTNILTSAYSGARSYLRRGEAIPDPTPKTFLTVIPMFHVTACSATMMMTIAAGNTIVFLRKWDVVRAMELIEREKVHVTGGVPTIAWQILEHPDRARYDLSSLEAIAYGGAPSAPELVRRIFTEFGALPSNGWGMTETMATVTGHGGEDYLARPTSAGPPAPVADLKIMDEEGETELAIGDVGELWARGPMVVKGYWNKPEATAATFVDGWVRTGDLAKLDEEGFVYIVDRAKDMIIRGGENIYSSEVENVLYAHPAVTDCALIGIPHRTLGEEPAAVVHLAPGMEASEAELQAWVKARLAIFKTPVAIRFVHETLPRNANGKILKKDLKALFEDRIAA; encoded by the coding sequence ATGACCTTGGCCGAGACGCAGGCGGCATTGACCGTTGCCGGTGGCAAGTTCGAGATCGAGACGGTCGACATTGGCGGCGTGCCGACGCGCGTGTGGAAGCATGCACCGCCGTCGCTGCCCGCGCTGATCGCGATGTCGCGCGCGCATGGCGAGCGCGAATTCATCGTCTATGAGGATGAACGCGTCACCTATGCTGCGCATTTCCGCGCGGTGGCGACACTCGCGCACGCGTTGATCGGCATGGGGATCGCCAAGGGCGACCGCGTCGGCCTGGCGATGCGCAATTTGCCCGAATGGCCGGTGATTTTCTTCGCCGCCGCCAGCATCGGGGCAATCGTCGTCCCGTTGAACGCGTGGTGGACTTCGGGCGAACTGGAATATGGTATCGACGATTCGGGCTGCCGCATCCTGTTCGTCGATGACGAGCGATACCAGCGGCTGTCGGCGGACAATCCCGCGCTGCCGGCACTGGAAAAGATGATTGTCGCGCGCGCCTCTGGCCCGCTCGATCCGCGCGCGATGCGGCTCGAGGATCTGATCGGCACGCCACACGGTTATGCAACGCTGCCTGAGACTGAGCTGCCGCCGGTTGAGTTGCTGCCCGATGACGATGCCACGATTTTCTACACCAGCGGCACGACCGGCAACCCCAAAGGGGCGCTCGGGACGCATCGCAACCTGACCACCAATATCCTGACCTCGGCCTATTCGGGCGCGCGGTCGTATTTGCGGCGCGGCGAGGCGATCCCCGATCCGACTCCCAAGACCTTCCTCACCGTCATCCCGATGTTCCACGTTACGGCGTGCAGCGCGACGATGATGATGACGATCGCGGCCGGCAATACGATCGTCTTCCTGCGTAAATGGGACGTGGTTCGCGCGATGGAACTGATCGAGCGTGAGAAAGTGCATGTCACCGGCGGCGTGCCGACGATAGCGTGGCAAATTCTGGAGCATCCCGATCGCGCACGTTACGATCTGTCCTCGCTCGAGGCGATCGCTTATGGCGGCGCGCCTTCGGCACCCGAATTGGTGCGGCGCATCTTCACCGAATTCGGCGCGCTCCCGTCCAACGGCTGGGGCATGACCGAGACGATGGCGACCGTCACCGGGCATGGCGGCGAGGATTATCTCGCTCGGCCAACCAGCGCCGGGCCGCCCGCGCCGGTCGCCGATCTGAAAATCATGGACGAGGAAGGCGAGACCGAATTGGCGATCGGCGACGTCGGCGAGCTGTGGGCGCGCGGGCCGATGGTCGTGAAGGGTTATTGGAACAAGCCCGAAGCGACCGCTGCGACCTTCGTCGACGGTTGGGTGCGGACCGGCGATCTGGCCAAGCTCGACGAGGAGGGCTTCGTCTACATTGTCGATCGCGCCAAGGACATGATCATCCGCGGCGGCGAGAACATCTATTCGTCCGAGGTCGAGAATGTGCTGTACGCACATCCCGCCGTCACCGATTGTGCGCTGATCGGTATCCCGCATCGCACGCTGGGAGAAGAGCCCGCCGCCGTCGTCCACCTCGCGCCCGGAATGGAGGCGAGCGAAGCGGAATTGCAGGCTTGGGTAAAGGCCCGCCTCGCGATCTTCAAGACGCCGGTTGCGATCCGCTTCGTGCATGAGACGCTACCCCGGAACGCCAATGGCAAGATCCTGAAGAAGGATCTGAAGGCGCTGTTCGAGGATCGAATCGCCGCCTGA
- a CDS encoding serine hydrolase domain-containing protein, with amino-acid sequence METDMTVNLPVTGRFDTARLAAIDTFLKERYLDSGKLPNCQLLIAQAGEIAHFSSQGAAREGGASINETSLFRIASMTKPITSIAFMMLVEEGKVAVDTPVHHVLPEFKGLGVYNGGGGGVPFQTKPTTEPMRMVDLLRHTAGLTYGFQNRSNIDAAYREGKIENWHGGLDLNEFIAALGQLPLEFSPGEAWNYSVATDVLGAVVERVSGLPLADFFRTRIFAPLKMDDTFFAVPQDKIDRLTDCYTFVPGKGRIMYDRGEASAWSRMPKLVSGGGGLVSTALDYHRFCTMLLNGGELDGARIVGRKTIELMTMNHLPGGSDLAAMSKSLFSEAANAGTGFGLGFAVNIDVARSMIPGSVGEYYWGGMFSTAFFVDPVEQLSMVFMTQMSPSNVYPIRRELKTLIYSALS; translated from the coding sequence ATGGAAACCGACATGACCGTGAACCTGCCCGTCACCGGACGATTCGACACCGCCCGCCTTGCCGCGATCGATACGTTTCTCAAGGAACGCTATCTCGATTCGGGCAAGCTGCCCAATTGCCAATTGCTGATCGCGCAGGCTGGCGAAATCGCGCATTTCTCATCACAAGGCGCGGCGCGCGAGGGTGGCGCAAGCATCAATGAGACGTCGCTGTTCCGCATCGCCAGCATGACCAAGCCGATCACCTCGATCGCCTTCATGATGCTGGTAGAGGAGGGCAAGGTCGCGGTCGATACGCCGGTCCACCACGTGCTGCCTGAATTCAAAGGACTCGGTGTCTATAATGGCGGCGGTGGCGGTGTGCCGTTCCAGACCAAGCCGACGACCGAACCGATGCGCATGGTCGATCTGCTCCGCCACACCGCGGGCCTGACCTATGGCTTCCAGAATCGCTCGAACATCGATGCCGCCTACCGCGAGGGCAAGATCGAGAATTGGCACGGTGGGCTGGACCTGAACGAGTTCATCGCTGCGCTAGGTCAGTTGCCGCTCGAATTTTCGCCGGGCGAGGCGTGGAATTATTCGGTCGCGACCGACGTACTGGGTGCCGTGGTCGAGCGGGTATCCGGCCTGCCGCTCGCCGACTTCTTCCGCACGCGAATCTTCGCCCCGCTCAAGATGGACGACACCTTTTTCGCGGTGCCCCAGGACAAGATCGACCGCCTGACCGATTGCTACACCTTCGTGCCCGGAAAGGGGCGCATCATGTACGACCGCGGTGAGGCAAGCGCTTGGAGCCGGATGCCTAAGCTGGTGTCCGGCGGCGGTGGGCTGGTTTCGACCGCGCTCGATTACCACCGCTTTTGCACGATGCTGTTGAACGGCGGCGAACTCGACGGCGCGCGGATTGTCGGGCGCAAGACGATCGAACTTATGACGATGAACCATCTACCGGGCGGATCGGATCTCGCCGCCATGTCGAAATCGTTGTTCAGTGAAGCGGCGAATGCGGGCACCGGCTTCGGGCTGGGCTTCGCGGTCAATATCGATGTCGCGCGATCGATGATCCCCGGTTCGGTTGGCGAATATTATTGGGGCGGCATGTTCTCAACCGCCTTCTTCGTCGATCCGGTCGAGCAACTGTCGATGGTGTTCATGACGCAGATGAGCCCGAGCAATGTTTACCCGATCCGGCGCGAGTTGAAGACGTTGATTTATAGCGCGTTGAGCTGA
- a CDS encoding 3-hydroxyacyl-CoA dehydrogenase NAD-binding domain-containing protein: MTGPITTELHDDVLVIISNNPPVNALGAAVRQGLEAGVKEGLANDAVKAIVIRCDGRTFFAGADITEFGRPMQEPGLPTVVDLIELAEKPVVAAIHGTALGGGCEVSLGCHYRIAVPSAKIGTPEVKLGLLPGAGGTQRIPRIAGVKVALEMTAKGDPISAKMALGAGLIDRVAGEDSLVADAIAFAREIAAARPLPRAREKLAQPDPEAVAAFKKGNAKRFRGFDAPAANIACVEKASDGSSFEEGIAFERAEFMKLMMGVQSAAQRHIFFAERQAAKIDGIDPKIALRSIKKVGVIGAGTMGGGISMNFLSAGIPVTIVEMAQEALDRGTGTIRKNYEASASKGRIKPEQAEAAMGALTPTLDFAALADCDLVIEAVYENMDVKKEIFGKLDAICKPGAILASNTSYLDVNEIAAATNRPGDVLGMHFFSPANVMKLLEVVRGEKTADDVLATVMALAKTIKKVAVVAGVCDGFIGNRMLKPRQVEAMKLLMEGATPEQIDRVHVEFGMPMGPFQMSDLAGVDIGWHRDPTRIESIRDALAAEGRWGQKTQKGFYDYDEKRNPTPSPRVAEIIEDFRAKSNMQKREISDEEIIEKTLYTMVNEGALILEEKMAQRASDIDVVWIYGYGWPVYRGGPMFWADSEGLKKIVAGLEKHGFAVSELLKSKAESNGRFN, from the coding sequence ATGACCGGCCCGATCACCACCGAACTGCATGACGACGTCCTCGTGATCATCTCGAACAACCCGCCGGTGAACGCGCTTGGCGCGGCGGTGCGGCAGGGGTTGGAGGCCGGAGTAAAGGAGGGCCTCGCCAATGATGCGGTGAAGGCGATCGTAATCCGCTGCGACGGGCGCACCTTCTTTGCAGGCGCAGATATCACCGAATTCGGTCGCCCGATGCAGGAACCGGGCCTGCCTACCGTCGTCGATCTGATCGAGCTGGCCGAGAAGCCCGTCGTCGCCGCGATCCATGGCACGGCGCTGGGCGGCGGGTGTGAAGTCTCGCTCGGCTGCCATTACCGCATCGCCGTACCGAGCGCGAAGATCGGCACGCCAGAAGTGAAGCTTGGCCTGCTCCCAGGGGCTGGCGGCACGCAGCGCATCCCGCGCATCGCCGGGGTGAAGGTCGCGCTTGAGATGACCGCGAAGGGCGATCCGATCTCGGCTAAGATGGCGCTTGGTGCAGGCTTGATCGATCGGGTCGCTGGAGAGGACAGTCTGGTCGCCGATGCGATTGCGTTCGCGCGCGAAATCGCCGCAGCACGCCCGCTGCCCCGCGCCCGCGAGAAGCTCGCCCAGCCCGACCCGGAAGCCGTTGCCGCATTCAAAAAGGGCAATGCCAAGCGCTTCCGCGGCTTCGACGCCCCCGCCGCCAACATCGCCTGTGTCGAGAAGGCATCAGACGGCTCGAGCTTCGAAGAGGGTATCGCGTTCGAACGCGCCGAATTCATGAAGCTGATGATGGGCGTCCAGTCGGCGGCGCAGCGTCACATCTTCTTTGCCGAGCGTCAGGCCGCGAAGATCGACGGGATCGACCCGAAGATCGCGCTGCGTTCGATCAAGAAGGTCGGCGTCATCGGCGCTGGCACGATGGGCGGCGGCATCTCGATGAACTTCCTGTCGGCGGGCATCCCGGTGACGATCGTCGAGATGGCACAGGAAGCGCTCGATCGCGGAACCGGAACGATCCGCAAGAATTACGAGGCATCGGCATCTAAGGGCCGGATCAAGCCCGAACAGGCCGAAGCCGCGATGGGTGCGCTCACCCCGACGCTCGACTTCGCCGCACTCGCCGATTGCGACCTGGTGATCGAAGCGGTGTATGAGAATATGGACGTGAAGAAGGAGATCTTCGGCAAGCTCGACGCGATCTGCAAGCCGGGAGCGATCCTCGCGTCGAACACCTCCTATCTCGACGTCAACGAAATCGCCGCCGCGACCAACCGCCCGGGCGACGTGCTCGGGATGCACTTCTTTTCACCTGCCAATGTCATGAAGTTGCTGGAAGTCGTGCGCGGGGAAAAGACCGCGGACGATGTGCTCGCGACCGTGATGGCGCTCGCCAAGACGATTAAGAAAGTCGCGGTCGTCGCGGGCGTATGTGACGGCTTCATCGGCAACCGGATGCTCAAGCCGCGCCAGGTCGAGGCGATGAAGTTGCTGATGGAAGGCGCCACGCCCGAACAGATCGACCGCGTGCACGTCGAGTTTGGCATGCCGATGGGGCCGTTCCAGATGAGCGATCTCGCTGGCGTCGATATCGGCTGGCACCGCGATCCGACCCGGATTGAAAGCATTCGCGATGCACTCGCCGCCGAGGGACGCTGGGGGCAGAAAACGCAAAAGGGCTTCTACGATTATGACGAGAAGCGGAACCCAACTCCCTCCCCCCGCGTCGCCGAGATCATCGAGGATTTCCGCGCGAAATCGAACATGCAGAAGCGTGAGATCAGCGATGAGGAAATCATCGAGAAGACGCTCTACACGATGGTCAATGAAGGCGCGCTGATCCTGGAAGAGAAGATGGCGCAGCGCGCGTCCGACATCGATGTCGTGTGGATCTATGGCTATGGCTGGCCGGTGTATCGCGGCGGCCCAATGTTCTGGGCCGATAGCGAGGGGCTGAAGAAGATCGTCGCTGGTCTCGAGAAGCACGGTTTTGCGGTGAGCGAATTGCTCAAGAGCAAGGCCGAGAGCAACGGACGCTTCAATTGA